A stretch of the Pan troglodytes isolate AG18354 chromosome 20, NHGRI_mPanTro3-v2.0_pri, whole genome shotgun sequence genome encodes the following:
- the MYADM gene encoding myeloid-associated differentiation marker: MPVTVTRTTITTTTTSSSGLGSPTIVGSPRALTQPLGLLRLLQLVSTCVAFSLVASVDAWTGSMGNWSMFTWCFCFSVTLIILIVELCGLQARFPLSWRNFPITFACYAALFCLSASIIYPTTYVQFLPHGRSRDHAIAATFFSCIACVAYATEVAWTRARPGEITGYMATVPGLLKVLETFVACIIFAFISDPNLYQHQPALEWCVAVYAICFILAAIAILLNLGECTNVLPIPFPSFLSGLALLSVLLYATALVLWPLYQFDEKYGGQPRRSRDVSCSRSHAYYVCAWDRRLAVAILTAINLLAYVADLVHSAHLVFVKV; this comes from the coding sequence ATGCCAGTGACGGTAACCCGCACCACCATCACAACCACCACGACGTCATCTTCGGGCCTGGGGTCCCCCACGATCGTGGGGTCCCCTCGGGCCCTGACACAGCCCCTGGGTCTCCTTCGCCTGCTGCAGCTGGTGTCTACCTGCGTGGCCTTCTCGCTGGTGGCTAGCGTGGACGCCTGGACGGGGTCCATGGGCAACTGGTCCATGTTCACCTGGTGCTTCTGCTTCTCCGTGACCCTGATCATCCTCATCGTGGAGCTGTGCGGGCTCCAGGCCCGCTTCCCCCTGTCTTGGCGCAACTTCCCCATCACCTTCGCCTGCTACGCGGCCCTCTTCTGCCTCTCGGCCTCCATCATCTACCCCACCACCTATGTCCAGTTCCTGCCCCACGGTCGTTCGCGGGACCACGCCATCGCCGCCACCTTCTTCTCCTGCATCGCGTGTGTGGCTTACGCCACCGAAGTGGCCTGGACCCGGGCCCGGCCCGGCGAGATCACTGGCTATATGGCCACCGTACCCGGGCTGCTGAAGGTGCTGGAGACCTTCGTGGCCTGCATCATCTTCGCGTTCATCAGCGACCCCAACCTGTACCAGCACCAGCCGGCCCTGGAGTGGTGCGTGGCGGTGTACGCCATCTGCTTCATCCTAGCGGCCATCGCCATCCTGCTGAACCTGGGGGAGTGCACCAACGTGCTACCCATCCCCTTCCCCAGCTTCCTGTCGGGGCTGGCCTTGCTGTCTGTCCTCCTCTATGCCACTGCCCTTGTTCTCTGGCCCCTCTACCAGTTCGATGAGAAGTATGGCGGCCAGCCTCGGCGCTCGAGAGATGTAAGCTGCAGCCGCAGCCATGCCTACTACGTGTGTGCCTGGGACCGCCGACTGGCTGTGGCCATCCTGACGGCCATCAACCTACTGGCGTATGTGGCTGACCTGGTGCACTCTGCCCACCTGGTTTTTGTCAAGGTCTAA